TGATAAAACAGCAAGTGCATTAAAGAATGCCGGCTTTGATTTAGTAACCTTAGCGAACAATCATAGTCTTGATCAAGGTGTTGAGGGTTTGCGTGATACGTTCGACGTATTGCAAAAATACGGAATTGCTTACCATGGCGCTGGATTGAATTTAGATGCGGCGCGACAGCCCGTTATTGTTGAGCGTAATAATATTAAGATTGGGTTCCTCGCTTATTCGAATACACATCCGGAAGAATATTGGGCAACTGCGCGACGTGGTGGTACCGCGTTTGGTGCGGAGCAATACATTCGAGAAGATGTGAGTACATTAGCGCAGCGTGTTGATGTTGTTGTCGTGTCGTTTCATTGGGGGCAAGAAAAATCGTTAGTGTTGCGGGATTATCAAAAAGAATTGGCGCATGCGGCAGTTGATGCAGGTGCTAAAATTATATTGGGTCATCATCCACACGTGCTTCAAGGTGTCGAGTGTTATAAAAATGCCATTGTGTTTTATAGCTTAGGTAATTTTGCATTTGGTTCGTTTTCTCCTTCAGCAAAAAATAGTGCTATTGCTGTCATTGATATTAATAAGCACGGTTTTGTTGTGGCGAAACTGCAGCCTATTAACATTGATAATTTCGAAATTTATTTTCAGCCAACTTTGTTGAACGGTATTGCGGCGCAAAACGTTACGCAGCAGGTTCGTCAATTAGCAAATGAATTAAATACTAAAAGCACGATTGTAAATAATGATCTAGTGTTTGATGTTATGAATTGTCGTCAGACAGGTTCCAGGCCTTCTTTGTAATATATTTGTAATTTGGCCTTGACCTGCTCGAAACGGGCCGTATAATGCGCACCTCCTGACGGGTAGCCGACAGGAAACAGCAAGACGGAACGGCAAACAGAAAACGGTGCTTGCAAACACAAATACCGCTTCTGTATACTTGCCGCCCCTTCGGGTCGACGCGTAGCGATCTGGGTGTTCTTTAAAAATATGAATCAGTGGCTTGTGCGGGTACTTGCGTCGTGGTTTGGTTCACCAAGCAATATCGATGCAGTACCCGAGACACTGTCAATTACGGTTGACGTGTAATGGGGCTAGCATCAACAACAGTTAGGCATTTTTCGGAATGCGCATTTTAAAAACTGGAGAGTTTGATACTGGCTCAGATTGAACGCTGGCGGCATGCTTAACACATGCAAGTCGAACGGTAACAGGCCTTTCGGGGTGCTGACGAGTGGCGGACGGGTGAGTAACGCGTGGGAATCTGCCTTGTAGTGGGGGATAACCCGGGGAAACTCGGGCTAATACCGCATACGCTCTACGGAGGAAAGCGGGGGATCGCAAGACCTCGCGCTATAAGATGAGCCCGCGTTGGATTAGCTTGTTGGTGGGGTAATGGCCTACCAAGGCGACGATCCATAGCTGGTCTGAGAGGATGATCAGCCACACTGGGACTGAGACACGGCCCAGACTCCTACGGGAGGCAGCAGTGGGGAATATTGGACAATGGGGGCAACCCTGATCCAGCAATGCCGCGTGTGTGAAGAAGGCCTTCGGGTTGTAAAGCACTTTCAGTGGGAAAGATTGATTTTGATACTAATATTATCGAAGTCTGACGTTACCCAAAGAAGAAGCACCGGCTAACTCCGTGCCAGCAGCCGCGGTAATACGGAGGGTGCAAGCGTTAATCGGAATTACTGGGCGTAAAGCGCATGTAGGCGGCGAATTAAGTCAGATGTGAAAGCCCCGGGCTTAACCTGGGAATTGCATCTGATACTGGTTTGCTAGAGTATGCTAGAGAGAAGCGGAATTCCGGGTGTAGCGGTGAAATGCGTAGATATCCGGAGGAACATCAATGGCGAAGGCAGCTTCTTGGGGCAATACTGACGCTGAGGTGCGAAAGCGTGGGGATCAAACAGGATTAGATACCCTGGTAGTCCACGCTGTAAACGATGAGAACTAGTCGTCGGGAGGGTCTGCCATCCGGTGACGTAGCTAACGCGTTAAGTTCTCCGCCTGGGGAGTACGGCCGCAAGGTTGAAACTCAAAGGAATTGACGGGGGCCCGCAC
This portion of the Gammaproteobacteria bacterium genome encodes:
- a CDS encoding CapA family protein, producing MQKLFFSVIGLTLVLSACNGTLQKSGAVVATDAHPAAHKKSTPIVTKPEIEDAKITLAAVGDIMLGGSAEPYLKERGYDWAFDKTRDILQQADIAIGNLETPLTNKDIEYVPKTFRFKNAPDKTASALKNAGFDLVTLANNHSLDQGVEGLRDTFDVLQKYGIAYHGAGLNLDAARQPVIVERNNIKIGFLAYSNTHPEEYWATARRGGTAFGAEQYIREDVSTLAQRVDVVVVSFHWGQEKSLVLRDYQKELAHAAVDAGAKIILGHHPHVLQGVECYKNAIVFYSLGNFAFGSFSPSAKNSAIAVIDINKHGFVVAKLQPINIDNFEIYFQPTLLNGIAAQNVTQQVRQLANELNTKSTIVNNDLVFDVMNCRQTGSRPSL